Genomic segment of Triticum aestivum cultivar Chinese Spring chromosome 6A, IWGSC CS RefSeq v2.1, whole genome shotgun sequence:
ACTGTACAACTAACTGAACTGAATTGAGCTACATTTTGGGGCAAAGAATCCCACCTGATCTGCCTCGCGTCGAGGAACCCGCAGAGCTCCGCGGCCCCTGCAAACCACAAGCACCGTCACACGCCGATAAGGGAATCAGAATCCGACGCGAGGGGGGCCGACCGGGAGGGGCTCACCGGGCATGATCTGGAGGCAGTCGAGGCCGTCGCGCTCGAACCGGGCGATGGCCTCGTAGGCGCGGCGCTGCTCGTCGGGGCCCCAGGCCTCGATGCAGTGGAGGATGTCGACGGCGCCCCCGCCGGCCTCGCGCGCCGCGGCGTAGGCCGCCTCCCCGCCGAGCACCTCGCGGTACATGGCCGGGAAGTCGATGACGGGCACCGTCAGGGTCCCGTCCATGTCGAACACCACGCCCCGCAGCGGGCCCCTGCGGCGGGcgggcgcggaggaggaggaggacatggagacggcggcgggcgggcggggagcgaggcggcggcgtgggaggaggaggagggggcgggggccgccggcgaggaggcggtgcgcGGGGAGCAGGCGGGGGAGGAGCATGCGTGGCGCGGTCTCCGGCCGGCCGCGTCTGTCTGtggcgtgcgcgcgcgcgtgccggcggcTGGGCGTGTGGTGGGTGGGAGTCGGAGCCCGCGCGTGTGGCTCTGATCCTGGATTACGCGCCGCATTTTTCTCCAACAGGGTTACGTCTTCCGGCATGGATCACGCACAGCTATTGCAGGCATCTAACTGCTTTACGTCTTCCAGTATGGGTCACGCACAGGTATATCATCATTCGCTAATGGAAACCACCTCAATGATCTTGATCTTAAGCTTGTAAGACTGGTTCTGCACAGGGGTTGAAAATATGTGTTTAAGCGCAAAGTGTGCATACCAATGAAAGTAACATCCAGATATTTTCACAGTACCATAGAATCATTAGGTTCTACACCAGCCAAGGCATTGATATTTTCAAAGCTAGGATTCTGCAATTCAATTCCGTTAGGTACATTCCTGATTCTATACAATTACAACATGTCATAATTACCTAGTGCACAAAGCATCAGAGAGATCAGAATGAAATATTATAACATGAGTGCAATCGGGAATGTGTTCTCGAAAGCCGTTGCACCTGAACATTTTGGAGACATTTTGTTTAGGTGGTTTGCGCAAATTTCAATGAACAAACGAAGTCTGAACACATGTTGGCCAATATTTATACATGTGTACGGGTCCACCATTACACCAACAAACAATATCAGAATGGGTTTCCTTTTTAGACCAGTCATGCACAAAATCTCGCCCAAAGAGTAACAATTGCATGTTTTCTTTACAATTCATTATCGAGTTATTTCGTGCGATGAAACTACTTGTAAAATGTATGATGCCATGATCTCAATAAAAATACACACTCTCCATCTATGATGGAAATTTGGTGTCTTGGTTCTCCAGCAGCACCGGTAGGGGGCAAAAGGTTGGCAACAACAGTAACCAAACCAACTACATctataaattcagaaaaatgcaaGAGTTTCAGAGTAGGACAGAGCAAACTGGTAAGGAAGTTGAATTTCACAAATTAAAATTAATGCAAACTAACCTGACATAATTAAGCACAATTGATCAAATATGTTTTTCAAGCTTGGAAAGCAGAAGCACATTAGAAGCAAATCATAGGAAAGCCCAATGGCCGAGGATTTATAAGAATCACGTTGGTTCTGCTGATAAAAGGTTATAtaatgtgatatgctgctttgtacTTTTCTTTTGCCCGTATTATCAAATGTCGTTCAATCTTGTACACCGCCCCCCCCACCCCTCGGGATTCTGTCTCTGAACTTGCTCATCTTGTATTTTCGTATTAGGCCCTCTGCTCTTTCTCCCTAAGAAAGAAAATCAATGGCATTATCTGTCATTTTTAACTAAGGTACTAAGCAACACAAATCTAATTACAAAAAATAGCTGCTCTAACCTTTCGGTCAACCATAACAAAGTTTAGACTGTACAATATGGAGGGATTAGTGCTCCGATGCTCCCATATTATTCTGATTGCAACGATAAACATTAAGCCGTACATATTTCTTGCTAAATCTTTTTAGCAGAGCACCTTCCATCACAACACTATGAGGGTATCTAGGATGCATTACAACAATTGTTAGTATCAATATGGAACTATAATAGATTGAACTCATGATAAAAtctttcctgcaaaaaaagaaaTCATGATAAAATCGTAAAATGGCAAAGATAAAAGAGTGGAATAGAAATAAAAAAGTATGGGCTAAATTCATCATAATTAGAAACAACAACGaaggaaaagaagaaaataaaaaggattAAGCgtgtgggatagattggtagaaaaagaccatctctcgtccccgaccgccactcataaggaagacaatcaataaataaatcatactccgacttcatcacataacggttcaccatacgtgcatactacgggaatcacaagcttcaacacaagtatttctcaaattcacaactactcaactagcacaactttaatatcaccatctttatatctcaaaacaattatcaagtatcaaacttctcatagtattcaacacactcataagaaagtttaagactttaagcaaattaccatactatttaggactcccaaaataatctaagtgaagcatgagagatcaatggtttctataaaacaaatcgaccaccatgctctaaaatatataagtggagtactagagcaaaactacataactcaaaagatataagcgaagcacatagagtattctaacaaattctaaatcatgtatggctctctcaaaaggtgtgtacagcaaggatgattgtggtaaactaacaaataaagactcaaatcgtacaagacgctccaagcaaaacacatattatgtggtgaataaaaatatagctccaagtaaagttaccaatagaaatagacgaaagaggggatgccttccttgGCATACCCaaactttggcttttaggtgtccttagattatcttgggggtgccatgggcatccccaagcttaggctcttgccactccttgttccataatccatcaaatctttacccaaaacttgaaaacttcacaacacaaaacttaaagtagaaaatctcgtgagctccgttagcgaaagaaaataaaagaccacttcaaggtactgtaatgaactcattctttatttatattagtgttaaaactactgtattccaacttctctatggtttataaaatattttactagccatagattcatcaaaataagcaaaaaacacacgaaaaagagaatctgtcaaaaacagaacaatctgtagtaatctgtagctagcgcaagatctggaaccccaaaaattctaaaataaattgctggacgtgaggaatttatctattaatcatctgcaaaaataattaactaaatatcactttccaaataaaaatgacagcagttctcgtgagtgctaaagtttctgtttttacaacaagttcaacaagactttccccaagtcttcccaacggttctacttggcacaaacactaattaaacacaaaaaacacaaccaaaacatagtatagataatttatttattactaaacaggagcaaaaaggaaggaataaaaataaaattgggttgtctcccaacaagcgctattgtttaacgcccttagctaggcataacaagcaagaatagatctaggtattgcataatagtaagatagattattaaaactcatttcatattctttaCGTTcaacagcaagttttctttgaggcgagaaaaagtaatcaaaagggctaaatttattgggacaaaagtctccaagatcaaccttgggaggtataggttcctccttcggtccctcatattgcacaaccaattcatcaatataagcattcttttgacagaactttgtgagcctatattcaagagaatatcccaattcattatttcgaatagccaaatcatcattaagttcagaaattctatcaactaaaacattggtaggcatcctttttctaagattttcattgaaagcaacatagtctagagattgaaaatgcattatttcttattgatcaaagaggatggcctctatgggaggacggcaagcgtccaccctataatgcacaaagatttctttggcctcctttATTATGAATCGAAACTCATGATCCAAAAAGATAGTAAcgacacgcttaacagaagaatgctcaatattagaaaattctaggaaaatcctttgtatggaaggatgcatgtgcatgaattgcctttcaagttcgactataagcatggcaatagcgtccgcaagactactagttctatgaagaatagagctACCCATAGAGGggaaagcaccggcacaagtaaagaaatcttgaataactccttttccaataatattaccactaccaacacggaatctttttatatgtgagatagtgggttctttagtaggagcatcaaaattattatcgacaatagtatccccaatttcagacatagaggcagaaggtaaagaactagccataacgacaagtaaccaaactaacacacaagcaagcaaaaggcaagcggacaaaagaggcaaaaagagaaggagagggaggatagagagagagagagggcaaataaaacggcaagggtgaagtggggggagaggaaaacgagaggaaaatggcaaataatataatgcgggagataagggtatgtgatgggtacttggtatgttgacttttgcgtagacctccccggcaacagcgccagaaatccttcttgctacctcttttagcactgcgttggttttccccgaagaggaagggatgatgcagcaaagtagcgtaagtatttccctcagtttttgagaaccaaggtatcaatccagtaggaggctacgcgcgagtccctcgtacctgcacaaaacaaataaatcctcgcaaccaacgcaaataggggttgtcaatccctacaaggccacttacgagagtgagatctgatagatatgataagataatttttttggtatttttatgataaagatgcaaagtaaataaaggcaaggtaaatagcaaagtaaataactaagtagtaggaggttgatatgataaagatagacccgcgggccataggtttcactagtggcttctctcgagagcataagtattctacggtgggtgaacaaattactgttgagcaattgacagaattgagcatagttatgagaatatctaggtatgatcatgtatataggcatcacgtccgagacaagtagaccgactcctgcctgcatctactactattactccactcatcgaccgctatccagcatgcatctagagtattaagttaaaaaatagagtaacgccttaagcaagatgacatgatgtagagggatagactcatgcaatatgaagaaacccccctcttgttatccttgatggcaacaatacaatgtgccttgccgcccttactgtcaccgggaaaggacacagtaagattgaacccaaagctaagcacttctcccattgcaagaaagatcaatctagtaggtcaaaccaaactaataattcgaagagacttgcaaagataaccaatcatacataaaagaattcagagaagattcaaatattattcatagatagacttgatcataaacccacaattcatcggcctcaacaaacacaccgcgaaaagaagattacatcgaatagatctccacaagagaggggaagaacattgtattgagatccaaaaagagagaagatgccatctagctactaactatggacccgtaggtctgaagtaaactactcacacttcatcggagaggctatggtgttgatgtagaagcccttcgtgatcgatgccccctccggcggagctccggaacaggccccaagatgggatctcgtggatacagaaagttacggcggtggaattagggttttggctccatatctgatcgtttgggggtacgtgggtatatataggaggaagaagtacgtcggtggagcaacagggggcccacgagggtggagggcgcgcctggggggtaggcgcaccccctaccccgtggcctcctgttacgtggcttgacgtagggtccaagtctcctgagttgtattcgatgagaaaatcacgttcccgaaggtttcattccatttggactccatttgatattccttttcttcgaaaccctaaaacaggaaaaaacaacaattatgggctgggcctccggttaataggttagtcccaaaaataatataaaagtggataataaagcccaataatgtccaaaatagtagataatatagcatggagcaatcaaaaatatagatacgttggagacgtatcagccatctctgcatgacacttctttaacttggaaacgtgaaatacatcatgaactcctgacagtccttcgggtaactccaacttgtaggcaacctctcccatgcgttccaagactcggtatggtcctaaaaatctcggggctaactttcccttaactccaaaacgcttaactcctcgcagagacgacactcgcagatatgctctatctctaaTTTCATAGACTagctccttgcgttttgaatctgcataactcttctacctggactgagctaccttcagtctatctcgaatcagcttaaccttctcttctgactctttaatcaaatccggtccgaacaactgacggtctccaacttcatcccacatcatacagggcttcgaatggtgccatcttcaaactggcctgatagctgttgttgtatgagaactccgcgtagggaaagttttcatcccaactagatccataatctagcgcacaagctctcaacatgtcatccagaatctgatttactctctcggtctgtccatctatctgcgggtgaaaagttgtactgaattctaatatggttcccaaagtctggtgcaactgatgccaaaactttgaagtaaactgtgttcctctatctgatatgatggtcctcgaaactccatgcagacatacgatcatggtcatgtatatcttgtccaacttcgcacttgtataggtggttttcactgggataaagtgagctactttggtcaagcaatCCACTACTActcagatagaatcatatcccgatcgggtcctgggtaattcggtgacgaaatccatgccaagcttatcccacttccattcgggtatcggcaaaggctgcagtaatcctgctcgcttctgatgttctgccttcactctctgacatacatcacatacagctacatactcggcaatatacttcttcattccagtccaccagaaacgctccttcaaatccaaatacatcttggtgtttccgaggtgtatcgagtatggcgagtcatgagcttcctgaagtatcaacttcctgatctcggcatTGTTGGGCACAAATATACGGttctcaaaccacaaggtgtcgtgctcatcctcacgaaaacctttggctttgccttcaACCATCTTCTCCATTATCTCGGAAATTTCCTTGTCGtctttctgagcttctcgaatctttcccaataatgtcgactgaaCTTCCAATGTTGTaaaaaacctctaggaacaatctccaaacggagttcctgagatcttctgctaactcctttggcaatcctttaCTTAAGAAGGTATTGGCATAACTTTTCCGgttcaaagcgtctgctacgacattggccttgcctgggtggtaatgcagcttcatgtcataatcctttatgagctccaaccatctcctttgcctgagattcaactccttgtgagtaaaaatgtacttcaaactcttatgatccatgtacacatcacatcggtttccaataagaaagtgtctcaaggttttgagtgcatgcactaca
This window contains:
- the LOC123128966 gene encoding haloacid dehalogenase-like hydrolase domain-containing protein At2g33255, yielding MLLPRLLPAHRLLAGGPRPLLLLPRRRLAPRPPAAVSMSSSSSAPARRRGPLRGVVFDMDGTLTVPVIDFPAMYREVLGGEAAYAAAREAGGGAVDILHCIEAWGPDEQRRAYEAIARFERDGLDCLQIMPGAAELCGFLDARQIRRGLITRNVKGAVDLFHQRFGMTFVPALSREFRPYKPDPAPLLHICSTWDIPPTEVIMVGDSLKDDIVCGKRAGAFTCLLDETGRYAPHDSLPEDVKPDFMVSSLPQVLSVLEEHFDLAPVSVAESRI